From the genome of Pelobates fuscus isolate aPelFus1 chromosome 6, aPelFus1.pri, whole genome shotgun sequence, one region includes:
- the LOC134615341 gene encoding NELL2-interacting cell ontogeny regulator 1-like, protein MAYLGNILFLCWIIVGTSVFASMTVKNDESRPGSGSVIPAETRPCVDCHAFEFMQRALQDLEKAAYSLDSRTETLLLDTEMRALCDCLSQRP, encoded by the exons ATGGCGTATCTTGGCAATATACTTTTTCTTTGCTGGATAATTGTAGGTACATCTGTGTTTgcgtcaatgactgtgaagaacgATGAATCCCGCCCAGGATCTGGGAGCGTTATTCCAGCTGAAA CTCGCCCGTGTGTTGACTGCCATGCATTTGAATTCATGCAAAGAGCGCTACAGGACCTAGAGAAAGCTGCTTACAGCCTGGACTCTCGG acagagaCACTTCTCCTAGATACCGAAATGAGAGCTCTCTGTGACTGTCTCTCCCAAAGGCCATGA